The Sediminispirochaeta smaragdinae DSM 11293 genome has a segment encoding these proteins:
- a CDS encoding MlaE family ABC transporter permease, translated as MERRLVRTFEQFGSFCLFALDSFRWTFRRPWRPGLVLEQAEHIGVDSVLIIALSSLSIGMIFSLQVTDLMAMFRAETMVGSAVAMTMGRELAPVFTSLMLVAKNGSAMAAEIGTMRVSEQIDAMETMSVNPIQYLVVPRIIGSIIVFPILTALSNVVGVLGSYVVSIHMKGVDPAGYLDQLYRFVDPVDIWSGFIKAAIMGALVSLICCFFGFTTSGGSKEVGTASTKAVVTASVAVLVSDYIMSDIMLKILY; from the coding sequence ATGGAGCGGAGACTTGTTCGAACCTTTGAGCAATTTGGTTCTTTTTGCCTTTTTGCTTTAGATTCTTTTCGCTGGACATTTCGACGTCCATGGAGGCCTGGGCTTGTTCTTGAGCAGGCAGAGCACATTGGTGTCGATTCGGTTCTGATTATCGCTCTTTCCAGTCTTTCCATTGGAATGATTTTTTCATTGCAGGTTACCGATCTTATGGCCATGTTTCGCGCGGAGACCATGGTCGGATCGGCCGTCGCTATGACTATGGGCAGAGAGCTTGCACCTGTTTTTACCAGTCTGATGCTTGTAGCGAAAAACGGTTCTGCAATGGCTGCCGAGATAGGTACCATGCGGGTAAGCGAGCAAATCGATGCCATGGAAACGATGTCGGTCAACCCTATTCAATATCTTGTGGTTCCAAGGATCATAGGATCGATCATTGTATTCCCTATTCTTACGGCCCTATCGAACGTGGTCGGTGTGCTGGGCAGTTATGTTGTTTCGATCCACATGAAGGGGGTGGACCCCGCCGGTTATCTTGATCAACTATATCGCTTTGTCGATCCCGTCGATATTTGGTCCGGTTTTATAAAAGCAGCGATAATGGGTGCCCTCGTGAGTCTAATCTGTTGTTTTTTCGGTTTTACGACCAGCGGAGGTTCCAAGGAGGTAGGGACAGCTTCGACAAAGGCTGTTGTTACCGCTTCCGTCGCGGTGCTCGTTTCCGACTATATTATGTCCGATATCATGCTTAAAATACTTTATTGA
- a CDS encoding RNA recognition motif domain-containing protein: MAKKIYVGNLNYSTREESLQDLFGQYGQVNSVNIITDRYTGQSKGFGFVEMEEMDAAEAAISALDGTSLDGRELRVNEAKERERRPRF, from the coding sequence ATGGCTAAAAAAATCTATGTTGGGAACCTGAATTATTCGACTCGAGAGGAGAGTCTTCAGGATCTTTTCGGTCAGTATGGTCAGGTTAACAGCGTGAACATTATTACCGATCGGTACACGGGTCAGAGCAAGGGATTCGGATTCGTTGAGATGGAAGAGATGGATGCAGCCGAAGCGGCGATTTCTGCTCTCGACGGCACTTCTCTTGACGGTAGAGAACTGCGTGTAAACGAAGCCAAGGAACGGGAAAGAAGACCCCGCTTCTAA
- a CDS encoding methyl-accepting chemotaxis protein has protein sequence MMVIVPLVSIVVLVIGILDTKRITGNQLELTNQLIDAQTRQYKLILEEFINEHVERLTKVAAAFSGKEHVNAEALRTEASLIHRFVPDVTTDNFFYVNEEGILRQGDLRLDVSDRDYFTKAKESGKPAIGNVLISREDGKSLITGFSAPIIGSGGQFQGVLAEALNLTELQQKFSDMDLAGASYFYLFDPQGTVIAHTNHDFVGKKVQDIIPPSLLKRFQETLFVQDSGNIEYSFNGTSVIAHYKTITPSNWKIAVAFDKQIIIDKRNQAILFALGQFLIAGGGTILLIFLLIRPVTRRIKRVGGRLDEISKGEGDLTRRVYVSSDDELADLAEAFNQFAETMREMIGSIKFETRKLLAVGEELSANTEQSAASINEITATIESISELSESQSESVGKASSSVDQITGAINNLGELIERQATSVTESSSAIEEMIANIRSLAEHTEQIGTHMESLVDASRNGKEKQRETDELIAQVAERSKKLQETNVVIAKVAAQTNLLAMNAAIEAAHAGDAGRGFAVVAEEIRRLAEQSSGQSKGIKSSLGEIKTFIDRIVESSTETGSAFESVLEAVETVRNLIEEDRAAMQEQASGGRQVLEALTEINNITEQVRQGSEEMKEGGTAILKNIGSVSRLSQEMQSSLSEINNSAVEINHAIEEVRELTRSNKEGIELVGNSVGRFKTEEETHEEEINKEKPEET, from the coding sequence ATGATGGTCATAGTCCCCCTTGTCTCAATCGTTGTACTGGTAATTGGAATTCTCGACACGAAACGGATTACCGGAAATCAGCTGGAACTGACCAATCAACTCATCGATGCCCAGACCCGCCAATATAAGCTTATTCTCGAAGAGTTTATCAATGAGCATGTCGAACGGCTGACGAAAGTAGCGGCCGCATTCTCCGGCAAAGAGCACGTCAACGCCGAAGCCCTCCGGACCGAGGCCAGTCTTATCCACCGTTTTGTTCCCGATGTTACGACAGATAATTTCTTCTATGTAAATGAGGAGGGAATACTGCGGCAGGGAGATCTCAGACTCGATGTCTCCGACCGTGACTATTTCACAAAGGCAAAGGAAAGCGGAAAACCCGCCATAGGTAACGTTCTCATCAGCAGAGAAGATGGGAAATCGCTCATTACCGGCTTTTCCGCTCCCATCATCGGTTCAGGTGGGCAGTTTCAGGGAGTCCTGGCAGAAGCTCTCAATCTCACCGAACTCCAACAGAAATTTAGCGATATGGATCTTGCAGGAGCCAGCTACTTTTACCTTTTTGATCCGCAGGGAACCGTCATCGCCCACACAAATCATGATTTCGTCGGGAAAAAGGTACAAGACATCATCCCTCCTTCCCTTCTCAAACGCTTTCAGGAAACACTTTTCGTACAAGATTCAGGAAACATCGAATACAGCTTCAACGGTACCAGCGTCATTGCCCACTATAAAACTATAACTCCGTCAAATTGGAAGATTGCCGTTGCATTTGATAAGCAGATCATTATTGACAAAAGAAATCAGGCTATTCTTTTCGCTCTCGGCCAGTTTTTGATTGCAGGTGGAGGTACGATTTTGTTGATCTTCCTGCTGATCAGACCGGTAACGCGAAGGATTAAACGAGTTGGAGGGCGTCTCGACGAAATCAGCAAGGGAGAGGGAGATCTTACCAGAAGAGTGTACGTCTCTTCCGACGACGAACTTGCCGACCTTGCCGAGGCATTCAACCAATTCGCAGAGACGATGAGGGAAATGATCGGAAGCATCAAATTCGAAACAAGAAAACTTCTTGCTGTCGGAGAAGAGCTTTCCGCTAATACAGAGCAAAGTGCGGCATCGATAAACGAAATCACTGCAACGATCGAAAGCATCTCCGAACTCTCGGAGAGCCAGAGCGAAAGTGTCGGGAAAGCATCATCTTCCGTAGATCAGATAACCGGCGCCATTAATAATCTTGGAGAGCTTATCGAGCGGCAGGCTACAAGCGTAACAGAGTCCTCTTCCGCCATTGAAGAGATGATTGCAAACATCAGAAGCCTTGCCGAGCATACCGAACAAATTGGAACGCATATGGAATCTCTCGTCGACGCCTCCCGTAACGGCAAAGAAAAGCAGCGGGAAACCGACGAGTTGATAGCCCAGGTGGCGGAACGATCGAAAAAGCTACAGGAAACCAACGTGGTTATTGCAAAGGTGGCCGCCCAAACAAACCTCCTTGCCATGAATGCAGCCATCGAAGCAGCTCATGCAGGAGATGCAGGAAGAGGATTTGCCGTGGTTGCCGAAGAAATTCGAAGGCTTGCCGAACAATCTTCAGGACAGTCAAAGGGAATCAAATCGAGCCTTGGGGAGATCAAAACCTTCATCGACCGCATCGTGGAATCCAGCACGGAAACAGGCTCCGCTTTCGAATCGGTACTGGAAGCCGTGGAAACAGTCAGAAACCTTATAGAAGAAGACAGAGCCGCCATGCAGGAACAGGCATCCGGGGGGAGGCAGGTCCTCGAAGCGCTGACGGAAATCAACAACATTACCGAACAGGTACGACAGGGAAGCGAAGAGATGAAGGAAGGCGGTACGGCCATCCTCAAAAATATCGGTTCGGTTTCACGACTCAGTCAGGAGATGCAATCGAGCCTATCCGAGATTAACAATAGTGCGGTGGAAATCAACCATGCCATAGAAGAAGTACGGGAACTCACCCGCTCCAACAAAGAGGGAATAGAACTGGTAGGAAATAGTGTCGGCCGTTTCAAGACTGAAGAAGAAACACATGAAGAAGAGATAAACAAAGAGAAGCCAGAAGAAACATAA